Genomic segment of Rhodocaloribacter litoris:
GGTAAGCGCGGGCCACCTCGTCGGGACGCCCCAGGCGCCCGAGCGGCGTGCGCGCCCGCACGGCATCGAGCACCTTCTCCGGCACCTGTTGCGTCATGTCGGTCTCGATGAACCCGGGCGCCACCGCATTGACCCGGATGCCGCGTCGCCCCAGCTCCCGTGCCCAGGTTTTCGTCATCCCGATCACGCCGGCTTTCGTGGCCACGTAGTTCGTCTGCCCGAAGTTGCCGGCATGGGCCACCACGGACGAAGCGTTCAGGATGCACCCGCGCTCCTGCGCCTCCATGTAGGGCAGCACGGCCTTTGTGCACAGGAAGACGCCGGTCAGGTTGACCTCGACGACGGCCCGGAATTGCTCCGGCGTCATCTTGCGGAGCGTGGCGTCCTGCGTGATGCCCGCGTTGTTGACCAGGATGTCGATGCGGCCAAAGCGGTCGGCCGTCTCGCGGGCCATACGCTCGGTATCCTCGGGCCGGGTCACGTCCACCGGGAGCGCCAGCGCGCGGGCGCCCTCGGCCTGCAAGGTGCCAGCGAGGGCTTCTGCCGCCTCGCGGTCCCGGTCGGCCACCACCACGGCCGCCCCCTCGCGGGCGAACAGCGTCGCCGTGGCCCGGCCGATGCCGCGGGCGCCGCCCGTCACGATGGCCATCTTATCTGCCAGTTTCCCCATGATTAGAACCGCAATCCCGGAAGGTGATAGGTGAGGCCGAACCAGACGAAACGGCCGCGTACGGGCGCGCCCAGCGCGTCGTATCCCGCCTCGTCGAGCAGGTTCGAGATGCTGAGCGTCAGGTCCAGGCCGGTGCGAGGAACCTTGTAGCCCAGCGTCAGGTCCAGCACCGTGCGGGCCGGCACCTCGCCGTCGGGCAGCAGGGTCTCGCTGTTCCAGTAGCCCGACACGAAGCGGTAGGCGCTCTGGTAGCGGGCGCTCAGGCTGACGAAGTAGCCCTGCAGGCCCACGTTGCGGACGGTCACGTTGCCCTTGAGCTTGGTCTCGGGCACATTGAGCGGCAGCTCGGTCTGCCCGGCCGCCTCGGTGAAGCTGCGGAGCGAGATGAGCGAGACGCTGCCCGAGAGGGTGACGTAGGGCGAGGGATACAGCGTCAGCCCGGCATCCAGCCCGGCCACCTGCGCCCGGCCAAAGTTCAGGTAGGTCAGCAGGCCGTTGAAGGCGGCGTCGGAGGCGGGGGCAACCACCGGCGTGGTGCCGTCGGCCTCGTAGGCGATCTGGGTGAAGCCGTCGGCCACCAGCGTCAGCGGGCTTATGAAGTTACGATACCAGGAGTAATAGCCCACCACATCCACGAACGCCCGGCTGCCGAAGGCGCCTTTGTAGCCCAGCTCCAGCGCGTCGACCTGCTCCGGCTCCAGCCCATCGACCCGGCTCACCACCTGCCCGGCCGGGTCCTTGATCACATAGCCGTCCCGGTTGCCGAAGGCGTTGACGTAGTAGCCGGGGGCCAGGTCGAAGCGGCGGATGGGAATGAACAGATAGTTCTCCAGGATGGTGGGACTTTTGAAGGCGCGGTTGTAGCCGACGCGGACGTTGTGGCCGGGGAGGGCCGTGTAGACCAGCGCCGCCTTGGGGCTGAACTGGGTGCTGTAGTTCGAGTGGCCGTCCAGGCGGGCGGCCGTCACCAGGCGGAGGCGGTCCGGCACCAGGCGCAGGTCGAGCTGTGCGTAGCCGCCCACCTCGGTCGCGCTCAGGTCTTCGCCGCCCGCGTCGGCCAGGAACGTCCCGTCGGAGTCGGGCCGGTAACGCCGCATCTGCAGACCGGTGACGACGCGCCCCTGCAGGAAGGGCAGGTCGTGCCGGTACTGGACCTCGCCGTCGAGCAGCGCCCCGCGATCGACGAACATACTGGCCCGGCGGAGAGCATCCAGGTCCACCTGCTCCAGGGGCACGCCGGCCGCCACCTGCGCAGCCGCCGCCTGCACCACGGCGTTGAGCTGGTACGTCTTGCCGGCATCGTTCTTCGTGTGGGTGAACTGGGCGTACCAGTGGGGGTGACTCACCTGCACGGTCTGGTAGAGCACCTCCCAGCCGCGGATGTGGTTACGCCCGTTGTTGGTCAGGCCGAAGTTGTCGTTGGTCGAATAGCCGGCCCCGCCCTGGGCCTGCCACGCGCCGAGCCGGTAGTACAGGAACCCTTCCAGCTTGGCCGAGCGGATGTGGTAACCGTCGAGGTCCCGCAGCACGTCGCCCTCGTAGATCGACGTGCCGTAGTCGTGCAGCCCTTCCTCGCGGCTCGGCTCGAAGTCGTCGGCCTCCAGGTATTGCCCGGTGACCTTCCAGCCGAAGGCGCCGGCCGTGCCGGCCGCCCGGCCCGTCACGTCGATCAGCGAGCGCTCGCCGGTGCGGGCCGCCAGCGAGACGCCCGCCTCGTCCCAGGGGTCCTTGGTGATGACGTTCACCACGCCGGTGTGGGCGTTGGGGCCGTAGAGCGCCGAGGCCGGCCCGACGACCACCTCGATGGCCTTCACGTCCAGCGGAGCCGTCGGCAGGAAGTTACCCTGCGGCAGGCCCGTACCGGGCAGTTGGGCCATGCGGCCGTCGGTCATCGCCAGCATGCGCGTGTTGAACTGGCTGTTGAAGCCGCGGGCCGAGATCCCCTGCGCATTGATACCGGCGTCCACGAAGTCGATGCCTTTGAGGCCGGCCAGGGCCGAGAGGAAGGTGCCGCCGCCGGTGCGGGTCAGGTCGGCCGCCGTGATCGTCTCGATGGTGACCGGCGCATCGAGCAGCTTTTCCGACTGGCGCGTGCCGGTGACCACCACCTCGTCGGCTTCGAGGAGGACGGGGGACAGCGCCAGCGTCAGCCGGACCGGGGCCGTGCCCACGTCCACGGTTTCTGCCAGTGTCTGGAACCCCACGAACGAAACCTGGAGCACGTAGCGCCCGGGCGCCACCGGACCCAGGCGGAACGTGCCGTCCGGGCCGGTCGTGGTGCCCTGCTGCGTTGCCGGCAGGACGACGTTGGCGCCGGGCAACGGCGCGCCGCTGCCCGCTTCCTGCACCTGCCCCTCGATCCAGACCTGCTGTGCCAGGGCGAGCGGGCCTGCCAGCCAGGCCAGGCAGCATAGCCAGAGCAGTCGTTTCATGGCCACCTCCGTGTTTTTGTGATCTCGCCGTAAGAGGATGTCGTATAGCCTCAACGTTTGAAATTTTTCAAACGTGATGGTCAAAAAAAAGCGGTTCAGGGGGTCCGCGCCGCCTCCTCCAGGCTCGCCTGGACCTGCTCCCACTCCTGCGTGAAGCTCTCGTAGAACTGTTCCATGAGCCGGTAGAAGGCTTCCATGTGACGCAGCCGTCCGAGGGCTGCGTGGTAGGTGCTCTCCCCGGTGGCCTCCATCTCGCGCAGGAACTGCTCGGCCGTGCGCCGATTCTTGCGCACGGTCGCCAGGTTAAACTTGAAGTTGTTCAGGAAGAGGTCGGGGTGCGCCACGTAGTAGTCGCGGCGGTTCTCCGGGCCGTTGACCTTGCGCACCAGGCCGATGCTGGCCAGCTCCCGGATGGTGCTCGAGATGGGACCCTTGGACCGGTTGAGCATCGTGGCGATCTCGTCGAGCGAGAGCGGATCGGCCTGGGTCAGCAACAGCCCCACGATCAGCCCCTTCAGCCGCGCGAGGCCGTAGCGCTCGTAGATGTTGCCGAACTCTTCAACCAGGTCTCGCTGCAGGGGCGTCAGGGTGCGCTGCACGACAGGGAATTTTTGTTTTGTTTGAAAAAATTCAAACGAAAGGTAACGAAAGCCCTTCCGCCTGTCAAGAGCATGTGAAGCGAGGCGACCGATTCGGGCTTTTCGGCCACGATGGCGTGGCGCGCAGGCGCACACGTTTCCGCAACCGGCCCTTCGGCGTGAGCCGTCCTGAAACCCCGTCATTCCATGTTGGTATATTATCTCGAATTCGAGATAAACGAGGGCGGGATGCCGCTGGCCAACGGGACATACGATCCGGCGCTGAAGCTGTGGGTGGTGCTGAACCGTGTCGTCCGCAGCATCGCGGAACCGTTGCGCCGGCAGGTCGAGGCGCACGGGCTCAGCTTCACGGAGTTCGGGGTGCTCGAGGTGCTTCTGCACAAGGGGCCCCTGCCCATCGGGGAGATCGGCGGGCACCTGCTGCTCGGCAGCGGCAGCATGACCTACGTCATCGACAAGCTGGAGCGGCGCGGCCTGCTCGAACGCCGCGCCTGCGAAGCGGACCGCCGCATCGTCTTTGCCGCGCTCACCCCGGCCGGAGAGGCCCTCATCACGCCGGTCTTCGACGAGCACCGGCAGCTCGTGCATCGCCTCATGGCCGGGCTGAACGCCTCGGAACAGCAGGCCGCCATCGACCTGCTCAAGCGCCTCGGACGGCACGCACAGCAGGTCGCCGCAGCGGTTTCCTGACCCCGTCGTTTCGACGCTCCCCCGGCCCGTTTTCTCGTGCACAAATACTTGTTCAACCAAACAAATGACCGAGCCATGTCCAACCGCATCACCTACGCCATCGACCCGTCGCACTCGCGGCTGGGGTTCACCGTCCGTCACATGGGCTTCGCCAAGGTACGCGGGGCCTTCGAAAAGTTCGAGGGCACGATCTCGATGGAAGACGACGACCTCGCCACGCTGGCGGCCGAGGTGACCATCGAGGCGGCCTCCATCAACACGCACGACAACCAGCGGGACGAGCACCTGCGCTCGGCCGACTTTTTCGACGTGGAGAAGTACCCGCAGATCACCTTCCGCAGCACCGGCATGAAGGACGTGTCGGGCACGTCGTTCACGCTCGTGGGTGCGTTGACGATCCACGGCGTCACGCGCACGGTGGAGATCGAGGGGGCCCTCACGGGCAAGGGCCGCGACCCGTGGGGCAACAACCGCGTCGGCTTCGAGGGTCGTACCACCATCAACCGGAAGGATTTCGGGCTGACGTGGAACGCAGTGCTCGAGACCGGCGGGGTGCTCGTCAGCGAGGACGTGCAGCTCGAGCTGGAGGTCGAGGCCGTCGAGCAGGTGCCCGAGACGGCCTGACGTTCCGCGCCCCCGGTCTCCGGGCGGACGCGGCGGGGAGCGTCCGCCCGGAGATGCACCGGGGCCCTGGCGTTCAGGCGCGGCCGCGGAGCATACCGTGCCAGTACAGGTTCGGCAGCGCGTACAGCTTCAGCGCGTACATGCTGTAGCGCTCCTGGGTCGTGTCGAAGGGAAAGGAAGGCACCGGCCTGTTATCGTAGTCGAACTCGGCCAGCACCAGCTTGCCGTAGCCGGTCACGAGCGGGCAGGAGGCATAGCCGTGGTACGTCTTGGGCTGGTCGAGGGCGCCGGTGGCGCGGAACTGCAGCAGGTTGTGCACCACCGTGGGCGCCTGCTTGCGCACGGCCGCGCCCGTCTTGGCGTTGGGCGTGCCGGCGGCGTCTCCCAGGCCGAAGACGTTCGGGTAGCGCGTGTGCTGGAGGGTGTACTTGTCCACGTCCACCCAGCCGGCCTCGTTGGCCAGCGGGCTCTGCTTGATGAAGTCGGGCGCGCTCTGCGGCGGGGTCACGTGGATCATGTCGAAGCCGACCACCTTCTCCGACGTGTTGCCCGCCTCGTCGGTGACGCGGAAGACGGCCTCCTGCTGCGGCCCGCGCACCTCGATCAGCTCGTGCTTGAGGTTGAACGTGATGCCGTACCGGGCGATGACTTTCTCCAGCGTCCGGGCGAATTCTTTCACGCCGAAGACCACCGCGCCAGGCGACATGAACTGGATGTCAGTCTGATCGAGCAGCCCCTTGCGGCGCAGGTGGTCGGCCGCCAGGTACATGATCTTCTGCGGGGCGCCGCCGCACTTGATGGGGGTGGCCGGCTGGGTGAACAGCGCCCGCCCGCCCTTCAGATTGCGGAGCGTCTCCCAGGTGTACGAGACGGTGTCGTAGCTGTAGTTGCTGCACACGCCGTGGGAGCCCAGCGCTTCTTTCAGCCCGGGGATCTTGTGCCAGTCGAGCTGGATGCCGGGCGCTACGACGAGGTAATCGTACCCGATGGTTCGCCCGTCGCGCGTGGTGACGGTGTTGTTGTCCGGGTCGAAGGCCGTCACGGCGTCCTGGATCCAGGTGACGCCGTCGGGGATGTAGTCGGCCTCGTCGCGCTCGGAGACCTCGCGGGGCACCACCCCGCCGCCGACGAGCGTCCAGATGGGCTGGTAGTAGTGCTTCTCGGAGGGTTCGATGAGGCCGACCTCGACGGGGTCGGGCTGGTTGCGGAGCTGGGCGGCCACGGTGAGGCCGGCCGTGCCGCCGCCGACGATGAGAACGTGATAGTGGTCTTTCATGGCGATCCCGGGAATGGGTTGGTTGTCAGGGAGGACGGGCTGCGCTACGGGTCAGCCCTTGCGGCGCAGCGCCCGGCCGAAGGCGCGGGCAAACTGGAGGCCGAAGGCCAGCGCCCGCTGGATGTCGGCGTCGCGGAGGGCGCGGAGCAGGCCGAAGGGGCCGAGGCGGGGCGGGGTGGCCGGGGTGGTGGCCGAGGCTTCGGCCAGGGCCAGCGTGGCCGACCCGGCCAGCGTGCCCGCCCGCTTCAGGGTCTCGTCCAGGTCGACGCCGCGCTCCCGGGCGCGGGCGGCGGCCTCGTCGGCGATGTCGACGAACATAGCGGCCATGCCGGGGGCCTGGTCGGCCAGCGCCAGGAGCGCTTCGAGCCGGTCCATGCGGTCGAGGAGCTGCTTGAGGACGCGCGTCGTCTCGGGGGCCGTCAGCCGCTCGACGAGGTCGAGGGCGTCGTGCAGGCGCTGGTCCAGGTCTACGCCGCGTTCCTGGGCGCGGGCGGCGGCCTCGTCGGCGATGTCGACGAACATAGCGGCCATGCCCGGGGCCTGCGTGGCGGCGGTCTCGGCGGCCGCGAGGGCCCGGTCGAGCACGTCGAGGCGGTCGAGGAGCCGGTTCAGGGCCGCCGCCGTCTCGGGCTCGTGAAGGCGGGCCTGCAACGTGGCCGCGCCGTCGGGTTGCGTCGGTTCCATGGCGTTTCGGCAGGATCGGGACGAGGTCGGGTTCAACATAAAGAGGCCCGGGCGGGCCTTTCCGTGACGTTGTCACGCGGGCACCGCCGCGGCGTGGCCGGACGACGGGCGCCGGAGAGGGAGTATACACGCCCCCGGCCCGGCGCATCGACAGGCAAAACGGGGCAAGCGGTGTAGGGGAATCCCCGGCAGGGGCCGTCGGTTCACCGCCCGAAAGGCTTGTCCGGGAGGCGATAGGCTTCCTTCACGGGCTTGAGCGGGCGCTTGAGCCAGTAGGGGCGGCGGGTGCCGTCGGGGCTGTGGTCGAGGGCCGAGCGCGTCAGGGCCAGCCACTCGCGGTAGACGGCCATCGAGCGGTTGGTGTCCACGAAGACGTCGCCGTGGCGGTCGTCCGGCCCGGCCTTGCGGACGCTGACGGCCTTCTGGAGCCAGCAGTGCGCCCCGCTGACGGGGTCGGGGTGGACGCCGTGGGTCAGGTTCTGGTGCACGCCCACGTCCTTCCACCAGATGCGCTCGGTGTCGGCGTCCCACGACCGGAAGGCGGTGGCGCCGTGGAGCACCTCCAGGTTGTGACGCCCCCCGCCTTCGTCGTGCAGGCGCACCAGGTTCGAGGCGCCCCGGTTGACGCCCATCCCCTCCTGCAGCCGCCAGCGGCCCAGGTGGTGGCTCATGGCGATGACGCCGGGCTTGATGCCCTCGGTCACCCACACCCGGTCGACGAAGTAGCCGATCTCGGTCTCGACGCGC
This window contains:
- the fabG gene encoding 3-oxoacyl-ACP reductase FabG; translation: MGKLADKMAIVTGGARGIGRATATLFAREGAAVVVADRDREAAEALAGTLQAEGARALALPVDVTRPEDTERMARETADRFGRIDILVNNAGITQDATLRKMTPEQFRAVVEVNLTGVFLCTKAVLPYMEAQERGCILNASSVVAHAGNFGQTNYVATKAGVIGMTKTWARELGRRGIRVNAVAPGFIETDMTQQVPEKVLDAVRARTPLGRLGRPDEVARAYLFLASDEASFITGAVLNVDGGLTL
- a CDS encoding TonB-dependent receptor: MKRLLWLCCLAWLAGPLALAQQVWIEGQVQEAGSGAPLPGANVVLPATQQGTTTGPDGTFRLGPVAPGRYVLQVSFVGFQTLAETVDVGTAPVRLTLALSPVLLEADEVVVTGTRQSEKLLDAPVTIETITAADLTRTGGGTFLSALAGLKGIDFVDAGINAQGISARGFNSQFNTRMLAMTDGRMAQLPGTGLPQGNFLPTAPLDVKAIEVVVGPASALYGPNAHTGVVNVITKDPWDEAGVSLAARTGERSLIDVTGRAAGTAGAFGWKVTGQYLEADDFEPSREEGLHDYGTSIYEGDVLRDLDGYHIRSAKLEGFLYYRLGAWQAQGGAGYSTNDNFGLTNNGRNHIRGWEVLYQTVQVSHPHWYAQFTHTKNDAGKTYQLNAVVQAAAAQVAAGVPLEQVDLDALRRASMFVDRGALLDGEVQYRHDLPFLQGRVVTGLQMRRYRPDSDGTFLADAGGEDLSATEVGGYAQLDLRLVPDRLRLVTAARLDGHSNYSTQFSPKAALVYTALPGHNVRVGYNRAFKSPTILENYLFIPIRRFDLAPGYYVNAFGNRDGYVIKDPAGQVVSRVDGLEPEQVDALELGYKGAFGSRAFVDVVGYYSWYRNFISPLTLVADGFTQIAYEADGTTPVVAPASDAAFNGLLTYLNFGRAQVAGLDAGLTLYPSPYVTLSGSVSLISLRSFTEAAGQTELPLNVPETKLKGNVTVRNVGLQGYFVSLSARYQSAYRFVSGYWNSETLLPDGEVPARTVLDLTLGYKVPRTGLDLTLSISNLLDEAGYDALGAPVRGRFVWFGLTYHLPGLRF
- a CDS encoding GbsR/MarR family transcriptional regulator, yielding MQRTLTPLQRDLVEEFGNIYERYGLARLKGLIVGLLLTQADPLSLDEIATMLNRSKGPISSTIRELASIGLVRKVNGPENRRDYYVAHPDLFLNNFKFNLATVRKNRRTAEQFLREMEATGESTYHAALGRLRHMEAFYRLMEQFYESFTQEWEQVQASLEEAARTP
- a CDS encoding MarR family winged helix-turn-helix transcriptional regulator; this encodes MLVYYLEFEINEGGMPLANGTYDPALKLWVVLNRVVRSIAEPLRRQVEAHGLSFTEFGVLEVLLHKGPLPIGEIGGHLLLGSGSMTYVIDKLERRGLLERRACEADRRIVFAALTPAGEALITPVFDEHRQLVHRLMAGLNASEQQAAIDLLKRLGRHAQQVAAAVS
- a CDS encoding YceI family protein; amino-acid sequence: MSNRITYAIDPSHSRLGFTVRHMGFAKVRGAFEKFEGTISMEDDDLATLAAEVTIEAASINTHDNQRDEHLRSADFFDVEKYPQITFRSTGMKDVSGTSFTLVGALTIHGVTRTVEIEGALTGKGRDPWGNNRVGFEGRTTINRKDFGLTWNAVLETGGVLVSEDVQLELEVEAVEQVPETA
- a CDS encoding NAD(P)/FAD-dependent oxidoreductase — translated: MKDHYHVLIVGGGTAGLTVAAQLRNQPDPVEVGLIEPSEKHYYQPIWTLVGGGVVPREVSERDEADYIPDGVTWIQDAVTAFDPDNNTVTTRDGRTIGYDYLVVAPGIQLDWHKIPGLKEALGSHGVCSNYSYDTVSYTWETLRNLKGGRALFTQPATPIKCGGAPQKIMYLAADHLRRKGLLDQTDIQFMSPGAVVFGVKEFARTLEKVIARYGITFNLKHELIEVRGPQQEAVFRVTDEAGNTSEKVVGFDMIHVTPPQSAPDFIKQSPLANEAGWVDVDKYTLQHTRYPNVFGLGDAAGTPNAKTGAAVRKQAPTVVHNLLQFRATGALDQPKTYHGYASCPLVTGYGKLVLAEFDYDNRPVPSFPFDTTQERYSMYALKLYALPNLYWHGMLRGRA
- a CDS encoding DUF1641 domain-containing protein — protein: MEPTQPDGAATLQARLHEPETAAALNRLLDRLDVLDRALAAAETAATQAPGMAAMFVDIADEAAARAQERGVDLDQRLHDALDLVERLTAPETTRVLKQLLDRMDRLEALLALADQAPGMAAMFVDIADEAAARARERGVDLDETLKRAGTLAGSATLALAEASATTPATPPRLGPFGLLRALRDADIQRALAFGLQFARAFGRALRRKG